The Ichthyobacterium seriolicida sequence TTACGACACAAGACCTCTTTTGAGCATGGAGGAAAAAAAGATATTCTTAGACAAAGCAGTGGAAAACGACTATGTATTGTTTTTACAACACGATGCAGTAAACGAACTTTGCACTCTACAAAGAGGAGAGAAAGGAGTAGAAAAAAAAGGGACTTTTGCTTTTGAAGAACTATTTTAAAACCCTGAATTTGATTTTCAAAATCAATTTGAATAGTTTATAAGAATATTTAATACATGTTTTTATTCAGATTTTTTTAGTTGAAAAAGCATAAGACGATATTGTGAATAATAGAAAAGTTATACTAGAAGACTTAGGTTATTTAGAATACCAAAAAGCCCTTGAGATTCAAAAAAATATTTTCGATGAAATATTAAATCAAAAATTATCAAATAGAAAACTGCCTGAAGACAAACAGATAATAACACAAAATCACTTGCTCTTTGTGGAGCATCCCCATGTATACACCATAGGTAAAACTGGTAATATGGATAATCTCCTTTTAAGAGAAAACCTTTTAGAGAGAGAGGGGATCACTCTATACAAGACAGATAGAGGAGGAGATATTACCTATCACGGACCTGGTCAAATAGTTGGATATCCCATACTGAACTTAGATTATTTCTTTACAGATTTACACAAGTATTTGAGATTTTTAGAAGAAGTAATAATAAAAGCTATATCACATTACGGATTATCAGGCCATCGTTCCAAAGATGGAACAGGAGTTTGGTTAGATGTAGATAAGCCATCTACAAGAAAAATATGTGCTATAGGAATACGCTCATCTCGATGGACAGTCATGCATGGCTTTGCATTAAATGCCAATACGGATTTAGATTTTTTCAGGCATATCTTTCCTTGTGGGATAAGAGATAGACAAGTGACTTCTTTAGAAAAAGAATTAGGGTATAAAGTAGATACAGAAGAGCTCAAAAAAAACATAATTTCAAATGCTTTCGCTGAGGTTTTTAAAGCAGAAATAATCCGAAAATAGAGCCTGATTTTAGGAAGTTATACTTTTTTGTATAAATTAGCGCCACGGTATTCAGGTCCCTCTCCAATTTTTTTTCACATCTAGGGGCGGAAAAGAATAAAAAATACATCTGTAATTATTAATTTTTAAAATTTTATTTCAAATTATGATCCCCACACTAATAATTTTTCTATTGATTCTTCAGTGTTTGTTTTGCACTATTTTATTTAGAGTCAGCCTAAAAGTCTTCACTTTTCTATGTCTAATACCTATACTGATGTATTATGGGATAGTATCAGATAATTTTACACATTTGTCGTTTAGTGATATTCCTTTTTCTCTGCTTGTTTTATCAGTATTGTGGTCGATGTTATTGTTGATTAATATACCGATTGTCAGAAGATTCATATTCAGCGACAGAGTGTACAATATGTCAAAGAAGACAATGCCTAAAATATCTGTGACAGAACAGGAGGCTTTAGAAGCTGGGACTACTTGGTTTGACAAAGAACTTTTCTCTGGAAATCCAGACTGGAAAAAATTATACGATTACAAAGAAGTAGATCTAACTAAAGAAGAGTTAGCATTTTTAGATGGTCCTACAGAACAAGTGTGTAATATGATAGACGAGTGGGATGTTTTCTTAAAAGGAGACATGTCTTCAGATGCGTGGAAATTCATAAAGGAAAAGGGTTTTTTGGGAATGCTAATAAGCAAAGACTACGGAGGATTGGGATTTTCTCCTAAAGCTCAATCGGCAGTTATAGGAAAGTTGTTTTCATCTCATAGTTCTACTTTGGCCATAACGGTAATGGTGCCTAATTCTTTAGGGCCAGGAGAATTATTACTCCACTATGGAACTGAAAGACAAAAAAATAAATATTTACCTAAATTGGCCAGTGGAGAGTTGATACCTTGTTTTGCTTTGACAGGAGTTTATTCAGGATCTGACGCTGCTAATATGCGAGATATTGGTGTAGTGTGTGAGAGAGAGATAGATGGTAAGAAGCAATTGGGAATAGAGCTGAATTTCGAAAAGCGATATATAACTCTAGCTCCTATAAGCGACTTGATAGGATTAGCTTTTAAGATGACAGATCCCGATGGATTATTGGGAGATAAACAAGATTTAGGGATTACTCTGGCGCTTGTGGAAAGTTCAACAAAGGGAATAGAAATAGGTAGTAGGCATTACCCTGGGAATCAGGCTTTTTACAATGGTCCTGTAAGAGGCACAAATGTGTTTATAGGCATAGATCAAATAATAGGAGAAAAAGAATACATAGGAAAAGGATGGAAGATGCTCATGGATTGTTTATCGACTGGACGTTCTATATCTCTACCTGCCGTATCTGCGTTTGGAATTAAGTCGTTATTTAAATCTACAGTAGCTTATAGCTCTATTAGATATCAGTTTAATATGCCTATAGGGCAAATGGAAGGAGTGCAAGAAGGATTGACAGATATGGCTCTGATGAATTATCAATTTGAGGCGGCACGTTCGGTAACTGCCGATATAGTCAGTAGGGGAGAAAAGCCCTCTGTAATATCAGCTATTCTCAAGTATCAAGGAACTGAAAAATTGAGAGAGACTCTTAATCACGCTATGGATATTCACGGCGGTAAGGGAATTTCTAATGGTCCCAATAATTATCTTTTCTCTGCTTATAACTCTTCACCTATATGTATTACTGTTGAAGGAGCTAATATACTGACTCGTACTTTGATTGTCTTTGGACAAGGATCTATACGTTGTCATCCTTATCTCTTGAAAGAAATCCAATCTATAGGGATGGAAGATTCAAAAAAGGGAAAAGTAATTTTTGACAAAGCTATATCCAAACACGTAGGATTCTTAATATGTAATGTATTATCTGTAATGTGGCATAATCTCACTAGGGGGGTGTTCATAGGAGCTAAGGGAGCCCCATCGAAGGTGAAAAAATACAGTAAGAAATTAACTTTAGCATCTCTTAATTTCTCAGTAGTAGCAGATCTATGCTGTATACTGTTGGGAGGAAAATTAAAGGCAAAGCAGAGAATATCTTGACGTATGGCTGATGTG is a genomic window containing:
- the lipB gene encoding lipoyl(octanoyl) transferase LipB: MNNRKVILEDLGYLEYQKALEIQKNIFDEILNQKLSNRKLPEDKQIITQNHLLFVEHPHVYTIGKTGNMDNLLLRENLLEREGITLYKTDRGGDITYHGPGQIVGYPILNLDYFFTDLHKYLRFLEEVIIKAISHYGLSGHRSKDGTGVWLDVDKPSTRKICAIGIRSSRWTVMHGFALNANTDLDFFRHIFPCGIRDRQVTSLEKELGYKVDTEELKKNIISNAFAEVFKAEIIRK